The following nucleotide sequence is from Astatotilapia calliptera unplaced genomic scaffold, fAstCal1.2 U_scaffold_210, whole genome shotgun sequence.
CTGATTGCATTGCTGGCATCTAGCTTTCAGGTAGCATTGCGCCTCTGGATGGTCCCTTCCACATCTCCAGCACCGCTTGCCTGTCTGAATCCAAGACAACTTCTGCTCTATATTGAGCTTCTTGAAATCTGTGCACTAATTGAAATAGTGCTGAAGATTATTACAGAAGGGGCAGAATTTCTTTGGCTTCCCCAATTTGGAAACTGGACGTGATGCCTGTTTTGGAGGCTCTGGGCCTTTAGCAGGAGGGTCGTAGCCCAATAAGATGGTTGTGGTTGCCGCTGCAGATCTCTGCTTGGGTCTGGCACCCTTCCCACGATCCACACGTGGCTCTCGAGGTTGCTGATGATGATGGAAATACACATCATCATCTTGGATGCGGACTTCATATTCAAGCCACTCTGCCAAATCTGCTAAGGTTGGGATGGGTGTCTGAAGAGGATTGATGAACCGCTTAAACTGCGCTCGAAGACTGTGTGGCAGTTTGGACAGCAGTCTGGTGACGTGTGACCCACACTCTAGTTCTGCTCTCCCCTCTTTCCCAAGCTGTTCTAACATTCCCACGAGAGCCCTCACTTTCAGGGCGAAAAGACGGAACGCTCGGCTGTCACCACTTCGCACCGGAGACTCTGACAACACGTCAGTGATCCGCTGCAGGGCAAGTTTGTGAGGTTGACCATACAGCTCTATCAGGGATGACATGGTCTGGCTGTATGGATAGCGACTATTGCTGTAGGAATCGGCAATAAGGAGGGCGTCTTCCAACTTGAGGTGATCGACTAGGATCTGGTACTTGAAACGTTCAGTTGCATCGTGAGGCAGGATATTGTCAAGGGCCATTCGCAAACGAGCGAACTGGCTGGGGTCATCAGACGTGAAGTATGGAATGTGTGGTGTTGGTCCCCGGTACACGGTCTCTGTACTTGGTAGAGGTTCATGCTGACCATATTTCCTCCAGGCTTTGGAATCAGTTGGCGGCCAGCGAGGCGGGTCCCCAGTCATCTCCCGGAAGCTTTCTGGTTGTTGGCGCTGAAAGGTGTATGGCTCTGCATATTCAGGGGTGACCTGCCTCTTCACACATGCTCCAGGCCCATACTCGTCCTTCACGTTAATTTTCCCGACCTGTTCAGTCACAGGAAGTTGACTGTACTGATAAGGTGACGTACATCTGAAAGGACCTGAGGCTGCTGCACTAGCAGGAATTTCTGATACCGGAGGTGGTGGAACAGGGAATGGCTCAGCACTCTGAGGATCAAGTGGAAGTGATGCCTCTGGCCAAGGTAAATCCTGTATGTCATCCTCTGGTATGTGAAAGGAACGTACCGTGTGTGGGTAGTGTCTGGAGGCATGGTCAGGATGAGGAGACTGAGGCATGGAATCAGTCCACAAGGACTGCCTCTGGTCCTGGGTACTGGGGCTTAATGCAGAAGGTTGGGGAGCTGGTGACGTCTGGAGGGCTGAGGACCGGAGAGAGAGGGCACCAAGCAGAGTCTGAACCTCTCATCTGAGCTGATTATTATCTTCCTGCATTTCTCTCAGTGCTGATAATACCACGTCTGAGGTGCCATGCTGAGAAGTCTGGTCAGCTGGAGTGGCTGAGGTGTTGGGATGTGCCCCATGGTCATCAGGGGACTGGTTGTGCGACACATGCACCTGTGGTAGTGATCTCCTTGGCAACTGCACCAAGAAGTCATCGAGGTAACGAGGCCGATGACCATCGCGACTAGGACGAGGAGTGGATGAGAAAGCCATCTTGCCTGTGAAACTGTAactccggctcgaaggaccatGTAATGGAGGAGGTCACTGTAAGTGGGATGGACTTGACCTCCTGACTATGACTGATGTAGATGATAAGGTGCTGACTCTAAGAATCCACAATCTCAACAGGGTTGTCCGATAAGAACAGATGGCATATCCACAAAATCCACTGCCACTCAGGTATCTGTCGTTCACTCATTTATTTAGCAAGAATCCGAAGCACACATCCATAATGTGAGTGAGGGGATTTAACAGACTGTAAAATGCTATATGCCGTGTGGTGAGTGATGGTGTGGTTTCTGTTGGAAAGAACATAAAAGTCTTCCATAATTAGGTGAACAGAGTGAATTAAATGTGTAATACAACAATACAAACAATACTGGATAGTGGAACATTCAACCAAAATAAGGGAGTGTCAACAAATGCTAATTTTACTATTTACATAAATCCTAACTAGGCACTTTACATTAGAGCTAACATGAGAAATTAGTGACGGTCCCTTAATGACCGCACGGCAGAGGCTGCTTCGCAGTAAACGGCAGTAACAATCGGTAAACAAAGTGTGCGCCAAGGATTAAACAAGGGAGGATAATGGCCGCAGCAAAGAACAAACacgataaaacacagaaacttaCAGTCTCATGGACGCACACCGCTAACAGCATTAGAGGAATGAAAATCCACACGGTGAGTAAAACTCTGCTGACTCTTCCCACCTGCAGCTCCGACCGAACTCTCTGCGTCGACGTGTGCGTAATGATGAGGTAGAATTGTGTCTTCTGATTGGTGAAGAGAATGGGTTGCCTCACCGCTCATTGGCTAAACGGCAGCCGTATGCTGATATCTTACTCCGCAGATGCGGCTCCGTTCGTGAGTTCTGCGAACTGGCTGGCCTTTTGTACATACAGCATTATCAACTTGTGAAGCCGAATACATGGCATTAGCAGCAACAATTCAGGAATGTATGTATTTGACTTATTTGATTCAAGATCTTGATGAGTTTGAGTATGAAATACCTATGATTTTGGAGGACAATCAGGGAACAATCGCTTTGTCAAAGAATCCAGTGAACagacaaagacgtaaacacattGATGTGAAATATCATTTTATAAGGTCAGCTGTACATGAAAGAAAAGTGCTCATTGATTACTGTCCAACTGAGTCAATGGTAGCAGATATGATGACGAAACCAGTCTCAAAGTCTAAGTTAGACAAATTCTCTGGATTCGTGTTTGGAatataagatgttttttttggagGATTGTTTTTCCCCCCAACCTGTGTACAAGTGGGGGTGTTGGATTATGTGTCCACAGGTGTTTGTACTTTGTGCCTTAATAAAATGACGGTAAAAGGCCCCGCCCATATCCTATCCATGTCTTATCATGCAATGACTCTGTGAATGGACTGGAGAGGGGTTGTGGTAGAGTCCTCCGTCAGGAATGAGATGTATGTGTTGACTTTTTATTCTCCCTTAAAAGTATTATGCCATAAATGCTGCACAGGGCAGCTCTGCTAACAATTTCTAAACACAAAACCTCTTCACACTTCTaacatgcacatttacacaactaaatggcagtattgatgaaaagaaacacattcaACAAATCCATTTAaaccttaaaacaaacaaaaggaagcatctCTATGGACAAACAAACCCCTCCACTTGGTTTGACCTGCTGATGTCATGTGTGACATCAGcaggactttaaaatgaggaaatgccgGGCGGGCGTTTCCCCACACCTGACCCTCATGaagactgaaaagacaaacaaagtaagaacaaatgacttaatctgtaacataataaaatgtaaagaaacatgTAACTGAGTATTCAGCTTCatttgcagaatgtttgatTTGCCAGCAACTGAATGCTTCCACACACAAACCCGGCATAGTGAGTGAAGCAATGTTACTTAACAAATAGCAAATCATAGCAAAtacatagaaacagaataatgtgtttaatatgcaaaagaagaagaagaagtaaacaCATATGGGACAAATGGAGACCATTGCAGCTCATCCACCAGTGGGGTAAAAAGAGCAACCAAGAAAGTGGCAGCCTGCACGGCCACAGATGTGCTGGAGGAGCTAGAAGCTCTACCCATGGAGAAACTCCTGGAGAACCTTGCTAAGCCTAACAGGGGACAGGTACTTCTGCCCAACCTGGCAGCCACAAAGTGAACTCATTTAGGTAAAGATAACCACATGCACCTAACCAGCCTGCACCAGCCTGACATTTCTTCCTCCTAAGTAAAAACCAATGGATGGATTGAACTTAGAGTCTCAGCTCAGTTTTCTATTTTGACCACCTACACCCCAAGATactcttttaaaaagtgttgttttcagatcCCTTTGAAGTTCATAAAGGgcctgttcattttcattcagatgttttattacataaatgttactgttttcttttgatttatgCTCCCACTACACTGCACCTCTACAAACAACAATGCCACGGACTGTCAGCTGCTTTTACATGCTGTGAACATGAGTAGGTTTGATCAGAGTTTCAATtatcaaagaaaagacaaactgagcaaaaagaaggaaaaaaagaccaacTTCTTCCCAACTGACAAGAAAAATACTCgtcatgttttcataataaaGGATCAGGCTCCCCATTTATGACAGCTTGGACCAATAATGTATGTTACACTGATGCTACTGTAGAGACAGGGTCAACAtctctatttaaatataattaatatacaaaacacaataaaagttatacatgaattattcattatttttactATTGATAAAATTCATGTATACTAATCAAAGTTATACATGAGTAACGACAttattaataatgattaataataataattctaatGCCAACATGATGACTGTTCATAGCTCCTGCTTTGAAATACTGAACTTAAACATTGACCTGATGAAAGATCACAATTCACAGTGGCCCACTGTCAGAATCATTCTGAATATAAACTCATCGAGTTAATCTGAACCTTTctcaaatgtgctgtgaatAAATGCTGCTGCAAGCCACTGTGGGAAAGCTGTGTTATTATCATGGAAACATCTGTGACACATTCACAGAGGACGAGGACACAAAGGGACGACACGCAGAGGCTGTGTTAAAGTCAAAAATCCAAATCTTTAGTCCTAAACAGGCAGTGGTTACAAACAGGAAGACGAGCAGTCCATTAAACAGTCTACAGggtcaaacatacagagaattcaaacagctattaaaaacaaataactggacactgaaaaacttcagtgatgtgtgaGGCACCAAAGGGAAGCAGCTGAGTATATTCAATGAATTCTCTTCAAATACAAAGACAGAAACTCCTACAGGCAGCATGCAAACTGAGCAGGATACACAAAGATCAGagattacaaaataaatcagaaaaggATTTCAAACTTACTGAGAGCAAGGCCTCTGTTACAAATCTGTCTAATAGAAAAACATGCTGTACAGATACAATACGCTCAGTGTTCatggtcatttaaaaactggctcTACCTGAACCACTTCAATATTTTATGAAGTCACTGAGTCGACCATTTCTACAGTTTGTTTCCTTCATTGCAGTTAGAGTGCGGCTGGTAaggatgaaaacacacacagagcgtaAATTGTCTTTGTTAGTAACAAACGTcagcaaagaaaagacaaaacacacaaacactctcatGATATTCATGAATCATTAGAAAGCATCCAAACATTCTGCTCGTGGACTTTTACAGTCTTATTTGCACTCGCTCATCTTCATAATCATCCTGATCAATACATGACAGGGGAGGCTTTGAGGTAGGCGGggctctctgctgatgtcagcaTGAAAGGCAGGACCAGCGTCTGCCACATGTTGGTGAAACATCACAGTACACTGGCGTGGTTTCCTTTCCAGATGTTGGACGTTTGACACTTCAACGTTGAGGCCAACAAGAAGACACAGTTTTGGGTCGGGTTGCTGCAGGGTTTCTAACTGAGcaaaagcagaagcacacaGACCAACAGGGATCAGATGCTGAGTGTTagaggaacatctgtgctgatcaCTGAATGCTGCTGTGGTCTCTTGTTGAAGTTGGCTGGTGGGACAGTCTAATAGTGATAGTCCTGCCCATCGGAggaacacttttaaaaacacatgcaatactttgtttgtattacagtcacagtttatcttatttttgtcctttaaaagTGTTGCTGTACTATAAAGTCCTATAATTTGAGGCTAAAATGGCTCAGAGAGTCTCTCTCTCAGAGGATCTCCTTTGAAAGTGGAGACGGCTTTATCCGCTGATCCACGTCACTTTACCtggatgttttctttgaagCTGGATGAAGACTCCTCTCCCTCactcctgctgcagctgtgtgGTCCAGTTGGCCTCTGAGGTCACAGTCAACATCTGTAGCAGAAGAGGGGAAATAAAAGTCCAGGTCACCAAAACTGGGAGCTTTCCCAAAATAGAGCGTAACTGGACTTTTTCAGCCTTACAGGCAGATAGTCGTCTgaagctgcagctttttctttttagctttttcCAATCTCTGCTCTCGGCTTTCTTTGAGAACAGGTCTGCTTTCTTGGCATGGGTCTGTCTGCTGTTGGTGAAGAGACTAAATCCACATACTCGCTACTAAGATCTCCTCAAGTAGTCTCAACCAGATTACAGTTTAAGAGTAAATGTCTCCTGAGAGTTTCACCTTGGGGAGATGCTGTCTTGCTACCATGCAATCATGAGCATTAATCTATGAggtgaaaaagtcattttaaaagctCCAGCCACAAGTTTTATTTCATCTGTGTTTTGGTCAGAGTCCCATCAGACCTCCAGAATGGTGTCAGAGTGTTTTCTATCCACGTGATGAGCACAGGCCTCAGGTCCAGACCTCCACGGGCACCATAGCCTCTTTGGAGCTAATAGGTGCAAGAAGGTTTTGTTGGGATAGGAACTGAAGAGGAAACTGACGAGGAAGGCAaggatcttcttcagctcctccgaGCCGGGACCTCTTTGTGTAGGCCAGCATTGGCCAGGTAGCCCTCCAGCATCGCTGGATGGCCGACAGTGGAAAAcctagaggaggaggagagaaacagcagcttggAGCATGTCTTTATACTGTTTAGTTTTTAGAGCCACAGACTTTCTTTTAATGTCATTGTTCAGGATCTATGACtgattatgtatttattgtattCCTCCATGACTGTGTGACAGCAAGTGGAAAAAACCAGCTTCACCTTTGTTGATATGCTTGTAATTTTAATATTGATTAAATGGCCCATGAAATAATAGAAAGCTCatatatgaaaatgtattttaagaaataaaatgttaatctgAGTACAAAGGAGTACACTCACCTTCTGGTAGATGGAGGTGTAGCGAGCGCTGGTGAACATCCAGGCCTCCTCGTAGAACTGATCACTGATTGGATCCAAAACATCGATGGAGGATCTGTGTAAGCGCTGAGGATCGTCCTGATGGACAGAACAGAAGGAGAGTGAGACAAGTGAAGATATACTAAACAACACTGTGACATGAACTGAGCCACACACAGTTTGATTCACAGGTGATTGACACATTATTTGACCACGAGCAATCTTTTCTGGTTTGACGCCGTCTTTGTAGCCAGAAACCAGCTCTCTCCTCGGCTTCCTCCACTACACGCTTCCCCCACGCCAGTCTCCTCCGTCACTATAAAGGGGAGAGTCATGAGCGCCATCACCCTCACCTGTGCCGTCCAACGTCCCGCCACCAGCCTCCactgcagcaggccagagaccacacccctgcCACAATAAGTAAAAGTATATCCTTGCTGTACCCTTAATGCTAAATTTGCTAAATTAACCGCTGCCTTTGCCCCTTTGGGATTATTCTTATGTCACTGGgatgttgacctttgaccttcacatTAGAGAGATGGGCAGACATAATTAGTGTATGAATTTTAAAGTAACAGGTAATAAAGAGAGTGTAGCAAATGTAGTCAGGTTTATTACTCTGTATCACACATGAGTGCCCGAGGGAGGCGGGGCTGACTGGggagacacaggaaacagagagacagggcTGACTCGACATGAAACGATGAAACGTGGGACACgggaacagaaactaaacacaggCTGAAATGAACACTGAGGGAGGGAGAACTAAGATTACTGAGAGCCTGATaaataagaagaacaaaaaccaagaaaaacaagagtcaaagaaaagcaaaaacacaaagcattggGCCAGGACCCactgctgtgacatttatatgtgataaaaacattaaaaactgctcaCATGTTGAAATCTTTCTACGTATACTTTAGGTTCAGCTCTCCAGCCTGGCATTTGGTTAAGCATGattcaaacatttgattttgtttaactggttttaattatagttactttttgtgaacatttgttgcagcatttaaaaatacatcatttattttcaaacttttatttgatttagagcatcatatttgaccaacgtaaatgttttaatttcatataaaataacTGAAGCAGTGAACTAAATATCTGAAATCTTTCCTTCCTTAAAAGTTATAATCCTACTTAAGTTATAGTGCAAACGCTTAAGCAACAAATATACTTGAtgctaattaattaatatttcccTTTGATGTTGCAACTATGCGGtcacttctgtctttaaacaaaataatattttccagtTACAGAAATCATAAAGTCCAAACTAAAGTGCTACTGTTGCtatatgcattttatataaatcaTGGATGATGGTCCTGAcatgaaggaagagaaagttACAGGTTGCATCCTTTGACTTTGTCTCCGTGCCTTTGGGCGATTTTCAGaaggacagatgtttctgttcaattcttaaatcaattttttcaaacacaaacactattttaaagcttctagagagtaaaatattaatgataattataataacaataataaaaacaaaagctctcagatccatcaaaccaagcagcagaaagaacaataactgaagagaaaacttTAACCTTGTAGACTTCATTATGTTCCAGCTGCTCTACAGACGCTGTGACCTCGAACTTAAGCAGGTCGTAACGTATGTGCAGCTCAATAACTTCATAATCAGACCCTGTGGTATTTAGGCAGCAGAACAACTAAGAATAACAactacaaataatgtttttaggtttctgttgtaCTGCAAGGTTCTGTACAGGAGAACCAAACCAAGAGCAAATATTACGTCTCATTTACACCTGAGCACGAAGAGCCATCAACATTTAGCAAATTGAatcatctttgtttagatgcaagaagaatcatatagaaatgaaaaagtagaaatagaaATCCAGAGCAAAGATATCCTCTAATTCAGCGTAgcacatgtgcagctgctgcgATTCACGTAAGCATTCGGCTCGTCGCTGTTGCAGATTTTTCTCTCGCTGTTCTGGCTCACagcgctgcaaacacaaaaataaatatccccaAAGGTGTGAAAGGGAGCTAATTAGTAAGAGTATTGTTACTCTCCGCAGGAGTCGTCCAGCAGTAGAAATCAGTCCAATAACAAGGTGTGTAACATCtagcagggtgacagaaaaacccagGGTAACTTCTAAGGACCTCAACGTCTCTCTCACATTGTGctttttaaacatgcttccatttgtcacttcagtctttactctgaaatacaggaagagaaatcatGGCTGAAACAATTTCTCATGAAACCAGGGGTGTGGTCCAACAGTCAGTTTGGTGAGGAAGGTTCCTAACTGAGAGAAGTGACCCAGAAGTATCTGTGTAGCAGCCACAATGAATCTAGATCATGAGCTTTATTAACTGATCaaagtctcttctttcatcttctgtatcattcagtttgcattggtaatgcccattattgtaatgcttttttaagaccagcaaaactttatttcactttgggttagctgggataagtgatggatggagggaattttacttcagccacagaaatcctaaacaggaaggaggagcagagttacagtggatcactatccagcagggaaacaaggtttatttcaatttcttggcCATGAGTGAGATTTACTGAGTGGGCAAATTAGGGAGACGACACCATCAGATCCCGAGCCCTCCATGTGTTAATCAAGAGACGGCTGCTGTGCTACatccataaataatgaataaattaggagctaaagctgaaaggacagtttatttgtaccatcttcacgtgaacacattcaagaacatcacagatgaagaaacattaaaaacttccacactacataaagcaagaaaaatagtttttctttcaggtggtttcagaaaaacagaaacatcaaacatctccaagactctctttgaaagaactaaaaacctttgttctcatggtccaatcatgagtgaactccccgatgaagccttgtgtgctaaaacatgtcagagttttaaaggttaaacatgagtttccaaaacgttttgctggagaacaatgaactatttgactgagtttcaatcatttacagacgagcaaaaccaggacagagaaaaaaggacaaaactgactcagtaaaacaacagaaaagaagatcccatgtagatctgtattatgtagaagttcagcccagcaaccagttcagttcaacacaagtttaaatgattctatctgaactctgtggagcctgatctcaagctttttgagtctgacacagaaaccagaggatctttctgtgtcttcagattcactgtgatccagtgatgggagtgatttcagccctgagtgatcgcgctgatgtttgcacagagcagacaatgaggtgaatgtttgggcacattggtaacagtgaaacagtttattagtaacgtgggatcgtttgtgtgcagagtatgaactgagattcctgaagctcttgtcacactggtcacagctgtagtttccttccatgtgtgcacGTTCATGAAGGTTACGATTACCTGAATGTGAGAAGCTTCTCTCACAGtagctgcacttgtagagtctctttctggtgtggatctgttggtgttgtcTCAGGTAAcgtggagatttaaaagtcttctcacacaggtcacattgataaggtctctcctcagtgtgggtaaacatgtgttgttgtaagtgtgcgtctgttgtaaagtatttgccacactgttcacagcagtacacatcatgtctggtgtgaatgcgtaggtgttTATTTCGGCTCCTTCtctggctgaaagtttttccacagatgtcacagctgtacgccttaattccagagtgggtaactagatgactctgtaagctgctactgcgagtaaaagctctgccacactgatcacagctgtacgctttaactccactgtggatgagttggtgtttttttagggaacgcttcaaggaaaaagactttccacactcgtcacagctgaacggtctctctccagtgtggatgacctgatgctgttttagtgaagccttcagagtaaaacccttcccacactgatcacagctgtatggcttaattccagagtgggtaactagatgactctgtaagctgctactctgagtaaaagctctgccacactgatcacagctgtacgctttaactccactgtggatgagttggtgttgttTTAGGGAACCCTTcgaggaaaaagactttccacacaagtcacagctgaacggtctctctccagtgtggatgacctgatgctgttttagtttagccctcacagtaaaacccttcccacactcgtcacagctgtatggcttaattccagagtgggtaactagatgcctctgtaagtggctactttgagtaaaagctctgccacactgatcacagctgtatggcttaattccagagtgggtaactagatgactctgtaagtggctactctgagtaaaagctctgccacactgatcacagctgtatgctttaactccactgtggatgagttggtgttgttTTAGGGAAC
It contains:
- the LOC113017829 gene encoding uncharacterized protein LOC113017829, giving the protein MPQSPHPDHASRHYPHTVRSFHIPEDDIQDLPWPEASLPLDPQSAEPFPVPPPPVSEIPASAAASGPFRCTSPYQYSQLPVTEQVGKINVKDEYGPGACVKRQVTPEYAEPYTFQRQQPESFREMTGDPPRWPPTDSKAWRKYGQHEPLPSTETVYRGPTPHIPYFTSDDPSQFARLRMALDNILPHDATERFKYQILVDHLKLEDALLIADSYSNSRYPYSQTMSSLIELYGQPHKLALQRITDVLSESPVRSGDSRAFRLFALKVRALVGMLEQLGKEGRAELECGSHVTRLLSKLPHSLRAQFKRFINPLQTPIPTLADLAEWLEYEVRIQDDDVYFHHHQQPREPRVDRGKGARPKQRSAAATTTILLGYDPPAKGPEPPKQASRPVSKLGKPKKFCPFCNNLQHYFN
- the LOC113017830 gene encoding phospholipase D1-like, which translates into the protein MCQSPVNQTVCGSVHVTVLFSISSLVSLSFCSVHQDDPQRLHRSSIDVLDPISDQFYEEAWMFTSARYTSIYQKVFHCRPSSDAGGLPGQCWPTQRGPGSEELKKILAFLVSFLFSSYPNKTFLHLLAPKRLWCPWRSGPEACAHHVDRKHSDTILEMLTVTSEANWTTQLQQE